A part of Sulfurifustis variabilis genomic DNA contains:
- the rluB gene encoding 23S rRNA pseudouridine(2605) synthase RluB, whose amino-acid sequence MRRRERQGAKPAVPEGPAGEKLQKVLARAGAGSRREMERWIVEGRVTIDGRAAKLGDRVSPRQTIRIDGRSVPTYATTPKPRVLLYHKPEGQVTTRSDPEGRPTVFDNLPVLKHGRWIAIGRLDLNSSGLLLFTTDGALAHKLMHPSTMIEREYAVRVLGSVPPEGLKQLTEGVVLEDGEARFDSVLDAGGTGANHWYHVVIREGRHREVRRMWEAIGAKVSRLMRVRYGPVPLPRLLRPGRTHDLDADGMTALYAAAGLPPPVKPRKAGRGPARGAQRPRSPRRR is encoded by the coding sequence ATGCGAAGGCGCGAGCGGCAGGGCGCGAAGCCGGCGGTTCCCGAAGGACCGGCCGGCGAAAAGCTGCAGAAGGTGCTCGCGCGCGCGGGCGCGGGGTCGCGCCGGGAGATGGAGCGGTGGATCGTCGAGGGCCGCGTCACCATCGACGGTCGCGCGGCGAAGCTCGGTGACCGCGTTTCGCCACGCCAGACGATCCGCATCGACGGACGTTCGGTCCCCACCTACGCGACGACCCCGAAACCGCGGGTCCTCCTGTACCACAAACCCGAAGGCCAGGTGACCACCCGCAGCGACCCGGAAGGGCGCCCGACGGTCTTCGACAACCTCCCGGTGCTCAAGCACGGCCGCTGGATCGCGATCGGCCGGCTCGACCTCAACTCCTCCGGCCTGCTGCTCTTCACCACCGACGGGGCGCTGGCGCACAAGCTCATGCACCCCTCGACGATGATCGAGCGCGAGTACGCGGTGCGCGTGCTCGGGAGCGTGCCGCCCGAAGGGCTCAAGCAGCTCACGGAAGGCGTCGTGCTCGAAGACGGCGAGGCGCGGTTCGACAGCGTGCTCGACGCGGGCGGGACCGGTGCCAACCACTGGTACCACGTCGTGATCCGCGAAGGCCGACACCGCGAGGTGCGGCGCATGTGGGAGGCGATCGGCGCGAAGGTGAGCCGGCTCATGCGCGTGCGCTACGGCCCGGTCCCGCTTCCGCGGTTGCTGCGTCCCGGGAGGACCCACGACCTCGACGCCGACGGCATGACCGCGCTCTACGCGGCCGCGGGCCTACCGCCGCCCGTGAAGCCCCGGAAGGCAGGGCGCGGACCGGCGAGGGGCGCGCAAAGACCCCGATCTCCGCGCAGGCGCTGA
- a CDS encoding mechanosensitive ion channel family protein, whose translation MIESAFEHAGKLLVYWAPHVLVAVLIFAGFWLVARLADRAIQRVVGRTRLNVLVVALLSRAAHFTLIVFGVVTALGTLGIDISAIVAGLGLTGFALGFALRDTISNLLAGVLLLVYRPFDINHHIQVSGFEGTVINIDLRYTTLESPTARILIPNSKLFTDPITVRKT comes from the coding sequence GTGATCGAGAGCGCGTTCGAGCACGCCGGGAAACTGCTCGTCTACTGGGCGCCGCACGTCCTCGTCGCCGTCCTCATCTTTGCCGGCTTCTGGCTCGTCGCGCGTCTCGCCGACCGCGCGATCCAGCGCGTCGTGGGGCGCACGCGCCTGAACGTGCTGGTGGTCGCGCTGCTGTCGCGCGCGGCGCACTTCACGCTGATCGTCTTCGGCGTCGTGACCGCGCTGGGCACGCTCGGCATCGACATCTCGGCGATCGTCGCCGGCCTCGGCCTCACCGGCTTCGCGCTCGGCTTCGCGCTGCGCGACACGATCTCGAACCTGCTCGCCGGCGTGCTGCTGCTCGTCTACCGGCCGTTCGACATCAACCACCACATCCAGGTCTCGGGCTTCGAGGGCACCGTGATCAACATCGACCTGCGCTATACGACCCTGGAAAGCCCGACCGCCCGCATCCTCATCCCGAACTCGAAGCTCTTTACCGATCCGATCACGGTCCGGAAGACCTAG
- a CDS encoding MBL fold metallo-hydrolase, giving the protein MRSCLAAFALVFSPALYAAEIALDATPVGKDVYVVVGDLGGQTYENHGLNNNLGFVVTSAGVVVINTGPGTHVAEALHDVIRRTTTKPVKWVVNVNSQNHYWHGNDYFRRQGATIYAQREAVRVMREMGPSQLASNRELLKEKAANTQLAYPDALVDEREVLRLGGTEVHLLHFGPAHTPGDLVVWLPQKRVAFAGDLVYTDRLLAVIAIGNTGSWVTALDRLFALDPAVIVPGHGRPTDVAGAGRATRDYLVHLREEVTKAIDAGETLQDTVDRVDQSRFRHLANFDLLARRNINQIYLELEREAF; this is encoded by the coding sequence ATGCGATCCTGCCTCGCCGCGTTCGCGCTCGTCTTCAGCCCCGCCCTCTATGCCGCCGAGATCGCGCTCGACGCGACGCCGGTCGGAAAGGACGTCTACGTCGTCGTCGGCGACCTCGGCGGCCAGACGTACGAGAACCACGGCCTCAACAACAACCTCGGCTTCGTCGTCACGAGCGCGGGCGTGGTGGTGATCAATACGGGACCCGGCACCCACGTGGCCGAGGCGCTTCATGACGTCATCCGGAGAACCACGACCAAGCCGGTGAAGTGGGTCGTCAACGTGAACAGCCAGAACCACTACTGGCACGGCAACGACTACTTTCGCCGGCAAGGCGCGACGATCTACGCGCAGCGCGAGGCGGTGCGCGTGATGCGCGAGATGGGGCCGAGTCAGCTCGCATCCAACCGCGAGCTGCTGAAGGAGAAGGCCGCGAACACGCAGCTCGCCTATCCGGACGCGCTCGTCGACGAGCGCGAGGTGTTGCGTCTCGGCGGCACCGAGGTACACCTGCTGCACTTCGGGCCCGCGCACACGCCCGGAGACCTGGTCGTCTGGCTGCCGCAGAAACGCGTCGCGTTCGCCGGTGACCTGGTCTACACCGACCGGCTTCTCGCCGTGATCGCGATCGGGAACACCGGGAGCTGGGTGACCGCCCTCGATCGACTCTTCGCGCTCGATCCCGCGGTGATCGTTCCGGGGCACGGACGGCCGACGGACGTCGCCGGCGCCGGGCGCGCGACCCGCGATTACCTGGTCCACCTGCGCGAGGAAGTGACGAAGGCTATCGACGCGGGCGAGACGTTGCAGGACACCGTGGACCGGGTCGATCAATCGCGCTTCCGGCACCTGGCGAACTTCGATCTGCTCGCACGACGCAACATCAACCAGATCTACCTGGAGCTCGAGCGCGAGGCGTTTTAG
- a CDS encoding chromate resistance protein ChrB domain-containing protein, with amino-acid sequence MATSVRSGWTLLVISLPSRSATPRMRVWRALKARGAAALRDGVYLLPAGAASDAVFREQAEEVRRSGGQARLLPIDGVDTAQGADFRGLFDRSGDYARLIEAIRRLQAGLTPRARKAAAAQLRRLRRQFEAIRATDYFPGPAAEQAGELLAEAEGALEALTSPGEPKARGGAIPRLDAADFRGRTWATRKRPWVDRLASAWLIKRFIDPKARFLWLADPKKRPARVLGFDFDGATFTHVGARVSFETLLASFGLENDPALVRIGALVHFLDVGGAPVPEASGVQAVLRGARERCRNDDALLAEARRLFDDLYHNYSLELSDG; translated from the coding sequence ATGGCGACCTCCGTCCGTTCCGGCTGGACGCTCCTCGTCATCAGCCTCCCGAGCCGCAGCGCGACGCCGCGCATGCGCGTCTGGCGCGCCCTGAAGGCACGCGGGGCCGCGGCCCTGCGCGACGGGGTGTACCTGCTGCCGGCGGGCGCGGCGTCGGACGCCGTCTTCCGCGAGCAGGCCGAGGAGGTCCGGCGCTCGGGCGGGCAGGCGCGACTGCTTCCGATCGACGGCGTGGACACCGCGCAGGGAGCGGACTTCCGGGGGCTCTTCGATCGCTCGGGCGACTACGCCCGGCTGATCGAAGCGATACGTCGTCTCCAGGCCGGGCTGACGCCGCGCGCCCGCAAGGCCGCGGCCGCGCAGTTGCGCCGGCTGCGGCGGCAGTTCGAGGCGATCCGCGCGACCGACTATTTTCCCGGTCCGGCGGCCGAGCAGGCGGGCGAGCTCCTCGCGGAGGCCGAGGGTGCGCTCGAGGCGCTCACCTCGCCCGGCGAACCCAAGGCGCGCGGCGGCGCGATCCCCCGGCTCGATGCGGCGGACTTCCGCGGCCGCACCTGGGCGACGCGCAAGCGCCCCTGGGTCGACCGGCTGGCGAGCGCCTGGCTCATCAAGCGCTTCATCGACCCGAAGGCGCGTTTTCTCTGGCTCGCCGACCCGAAGAAGCGTCCTGCCCGCGTGCTCGGTTTCGATTTCGACGGCGCGACCTTCACCCATGTCGGTGCGCGCGTGAGCTTCGAGACGCTGCTCGCGAGCTTCGGCCTCGAGAACGACCCCGCGCTCGTGCGGATCGGCGCGCTCGTGCACTTCCTCGACGTCGGGGGCGCGCCGGTGCCGGAGGCGAGCGGCGTGCAGGCGGTGCTGCGCGGCGCGCGCGAGCGCTGCAGGAACGACGACGCGCTCCTCGCCGAGGCACGGCGCCTCTTCGACGATCTCTATCACAACTACTCCCTGGAGCTTTCCGATGGCTAG